TACTCACCTCCGGTGCTGTCTCGCCGGTCAGTTCGTCAGTGTCGGAGCCTCTCGGCCGCGGCGAACAGTGCACAGGCAAGCATGACGAGGATGAAGCTCACGACGGCGTCGTAGCCGTCGAGGAACGACAGCCGTTGCACCAGACCCACCTGCCAGTGGGTGAACTCCTGCACCAGGCCCAACGCGCCTTGCACCAGAGCGACAAACCCGGCTGCTTCCAGAACTCTCTTCATGCACCCGATCCTCGCCCCGGGTGCGTCCACGCCCTATCGGCCGTGCGTCCAGACCGCGCCACCTAAAGTGCTTGCCCTGTTCGCGGCAAGCATTCCAAAGTCGATTGGTCCGCATCTTCGGTCTCGGGACGGCACTTGCCATGGACCGTGGGTTCTGGAGGGCGTGGATGGGCCACCGGACCGTGATCAACGGGATCGTCGTCAGGCGCCGGGTCGATATCCCCTGGTGGGACCTGCCCGCGCGTTTCGGGGTGGGCTCCCCGGCGTGCCGCGTTCGCCGGTACGCCGCCGGTGCCAGGCACCCCCTCCGCTCGCTCTCCTTGAAGATCATGAACATGCTATCTTCTTTGCGACCAAGATCATCTGACTTGGCTTCACATGGCTCATTACAGGAGGAACTGTGTCCTTCGCAGTACGGGGGAAGCGCGCCACGGCACTGACCGGCCTCGCGGTCGCCGCCGCCATCGGTGGCGCGACGCTGGCCACGCCGGCCTACGCCGACGACGTCTACGGCCACTGCACCACGGACGGCGTCCGCATCCGCTCCAACCCGAGCACCTCGAGCGCGGTGCTCGGCCTCTGCTACACCGGCGAGCGCCTGGCGCACCGCGACGTGTCCGGTGACGGTCAGTGGGACCTGGTGTACGACGTCGACAGCGGCGTCAGCGGATGGATGTACCACGGCTACTTCAGCTGGTGACATGTCCCACTGAGGTACCGATGAAGATCTAGGGAGAGGGCCGCCCGCCCGTGTGGCAGGGCGGCCTCTTGCCGCTGTGGTGCGGTCCCGGGTACGGGTCCAGGTGCCGTTGTGGTGATCGAGTCCGAGGTTGACCGGCCGGCGGAGGCTGAGGGCGGCTGCCCTGTGCTGGACGCAGCGTTCGCCGCCGTTCACGCGGGTTTCGCTGCTGCTGTGGGAAGAACCGGGTCACTGACTCTTCCACTGTCCGCCCCGCCCGACCGTTACCAGACCCGTCGGACGCGCCCTGGGGGTTACCGGCGACGGGTGCCGGCCCCGCGAACACGATGCCGAGCATGTGGGAGTGTTCCCCGGCGTCGAGGGGCGTGTGGGCTGCGGTGCGCGATGTGCCGACCAGCAGGGCCCAGACCTCGGGCAGTTCCACACCGTTGCGCACAGCGCCTGCCTGTTGAGCGCGCCGGCTCTCGGACGGCGGTCGCCGGCGAATTGGAGCGCTGGACGGAGGAAGCCGGCATCGGCGCTTCAATCTCGCCTGCGCCACCACCCCGGGCACATTCGCCGACTTCGTGGACCTGTCGGTACCTGAGCTGCGGGCGCGCGACCGCGTCCTCCTGATCTACCAGGCGCCCACTCTCCGCGAGCCCGTCCAGGGCACCGGAACGTCCCGAGTCCGCGCCGACCACCCTGCCACCCGCCACCGCGAACTCGCCGCCGAGGAACGGGCGTCGGGCCTCAGCTGACAGGTGGGCGGCGGTCGATCCAGGGGTGTGCGAGTTCGAGGCTGCGGGACACCTGGAGGAGGAGGTCCTCCCGCCAGGGTGCGGCGACGATCTGGACGCCGACCGGCAGGCCGGTGGCGTCGTCGTGGTGGAGGGGGACCGAGATCGCCGGCTGACCGGTCACGTTGAACACCGACGTGAACACCCCCATCGGGTAACTGTTCTGCAGCGCCCTCAGGGGATCGTCGTGGACACCCGCCCGCCAGGCACCGACGAGCGGCGGGAGGCACGCCATCGTGGGCGTGACGAGAAGGTCGAAGCCGGCGAGGAAGCCTTCGACGATGCGCCGCGACAACTGCTGTGTCTTCTTGACCGCTTCGGCGTAGGCCCACGAGCCGACCGATCGTGCCGCGTCTCGCAGGGCACGATTGTGGGGCTCGACACGGTCGGGATCCGCGAGCGGGATCCCGGCACCGCCGATGTTCCAGATGGTGGTGAAGGCCGCGACCAACTCGTCGGTCGGGGGCAGCGGAAGACGAGTGTCGACGATGTGGTGGCCGGCCGACTCGAGCGTCCGGAGAGCGACGTCGACGGCCGCCGTGCACGCCGGGTGCACCCTTATCCCGTCGATCGGGGAGTCGGAGAGCACACCGATGCGCAGCCCGGCCGGCGCGGGCGCCTGCAGCGCGGCGGCAAAGGACCTGCGCGCGGTCGGGGGTGACCACCACGCGGCCGGATCATGGCGGGCCAGCACGTCGAGGGTGGCCGCGGTGTCCGCCACGGTGCGGGTCAGCACGCCGCTGGTGCCGAGCCCTTCCACGCTGACCGTCGTACTGGTGACCAGGCCGCGGGTCGGTTTCAGCCCGACAAGGCCGGTGCACGACGCGGGGATACGGATGGATCCGCCGCCGTCCTCGGCGTGGGCGAGGGGCGCCATCCCGGCGGCGACGGCGACGCCTGCTCCGCTCGACGACCCGCCCGGCGTGCGGTCCGGGTCCCACGGATTGCGGGAAATGCCCAGCGCCTCGCTCTCGGTGAAGGGCAGCGCGCCGAACTCGGAGGCGGTCGTCTTGCCGAGCAGGACGAACCCCGCGTCCACGAACCGTCGCACCACCGCTTCCGAAGTCGCGGCAGGCGCCCGCGTGGCGCCAGCGGAGCCGTGGGTGGTGGGCCAACCGGCCACATCGAGGAGGTCCTTGATCGGCAGCGGGACACCGTGGAACGGCGGAAGGTCGTCCACCGACGAGGCTCGCGCCACCGTGTCGGCCGCGGCGGACGCGGCCTTGCGGACGTCGTCGTCGGCCCGGTGACAGAAGGCGTTCAGCCGGGGGTCGAACTCGTCCATCCGCTCGAGACAGCAGTCCACCACCTCGACCGGACTCACCTCCTTTCGGCGTATGGCCGCGGCGAGTTCGACGGCAGGCGTGAACGGGTCGATCGGCGAGGGCATCACATGCGGTCCCTTCTGGTCCGGGTGCTGTCGGTGGCAGTGAGTGTCGTGGCGCCCGCGGCGTCCCGTCTTGGACGAATGTTCCGTACCCTGGCGGCATGTGTTCTGCCGAACCGGCGCGTGACGCCGCGGCGGTGTGGAACATCGCCACCCCGTCACGGCCCGGTCGGCTGCCTGGGGTCAGCATGGCCGGATTCCGCGCGCGTACGACGGCTCCCGTCGACCTGAGCGTGGTGCCGTATCCGGCGGTCACGGTGGCCGTCGACCTGGGTGACGGACTCCTCGCCGTCGACGACGTCAACGGGCGGCAGCACCGCGGCAGTGTCGTCGTCGGACTCGCCTCCCATGGCGTGCGAGGGCACGGCCGGGACGTCGAGTGCCTGCAGGTGCGGCTGTCGCCGGTGGTGGCGCACGCGGTGCTGGGCGCCTCTTCGGAGCTGGGCGGAACGGTGGTCTCCCTCGATGACCTCTGGGGCCGCGGCGCCGCGCGAACCCAGGAGCAACTGCGCGCTGCCCGGTCATGGGACGACCGGTTCGCCATCGCGGAGGCCGCCCTCGCCCGACGACACGAGGCGGGCCGAGCGGTCGATCCGGAGATCGCCTTCGTGTGGAGGCAGTTGCTGACGAACCGGGGAGGGATCCGGGTCGAGCGGCTGGCAGCCGAGGTCGGCTGGAGCCGAAAGCGACTGTGGTCCCGGTTCCGTTCCCAGACCGGTCTCAGCCCCAAGCGCGCGGCTCAGCTTGTCCGTTTCGACCACGCGGCCCACCGTCTCGCCGCGGGCCACAGCGCCGCGCTGGTGGCGGCGGAGATCGGTTACGTCGACCAGTCCCACCTGCACCGGGAAGTCAGGGCCTTCGCCGGCGTGACGCCCACGGCCGTTGCAGTCGCGCCGTGGCTCGCGGTCGACGACGTGGCGTGGACCGTCCCCGCCTACCTGTCGAGGACCTGAATTCCGAACTGCCTCTGCAGGAACCCTGTCTCGGCTGTGATGAGCACGCCGTCGTCGGTGCCGAGGTGCTCGAAGACGTCAGCGTGCCCATGGCCACAGACGGCGTTGTCCTGTCCGCTCGGCACGCATTCGCCAGGCCGGACTTGACGGGGTACGTCGGCACGGGCACGGCTGTCGCCTCCGCCGGGACGACCAGTGACAGCCGATCCACATGGGCCTTGGCGCCCGTCAGTTCGCGCCGCCGCTTGTACACCTCGAGCCGGTGGTGCCGAGGAATTCATGGAAGACCGTCACGCCGTTCTGCAGCCCTTGGGAATCGGCGAAGACCGCGTTCAGCAGGCACCTGACTTCGACGAACTCGACCGGGCTGAGAATGCGATTGTCATCCAGGTTCAGGTTGAACCGTTCTCGCAGCGCTTTCCCGGCCATGTGTCGGCATGAAGTGCAGGAGGCGGAAGCCGACCGAAGGCGAGCTGTACGGCAACGAGGCCGCCGCTCTTCACCGGAGGCGCCAACTCCGCTCGTACCGCCGTGAACCGACACGGCACATGGAGGGCGCACGATCCCACATCATCACAAATCCGGCATTTATGCTCACATCGCGTCGCCATTCCGGCTTCGCATCAACAAGAAAGGGTCGAACTATGCGCAAGTTCCAACGCGCTGCGGTCGTAGCCGCGGCGGTCGCGGGGCTGTCCGCTCTCGGTGCCGGTGTCAGCTTCGCCGGTGGCTATGGCGCCCCTCCGCAGGTCACCGCCGTGGCCAACTCCCAAGCCACCGCCGTGGCCGTGGGGGGCGGCACCGCGGTAGCCAACTCGCAGGCGACCGCCGTGGCCGTCGGTGCCCCATACGCGCAACCGCACTATGCCCCGCAACCGGCTCCGTACGGAGGGGGGCAGTACGGCGATGACTGCGGACCGGGTGAGTACGGCGCTGACCACGGTCAGGACCAGTACGGCCAGGACCAGTACGGCCAGGGGCAGTACGGAGGCGGGCAGTACGGCGGGCGGTAAATTCATGCGTCACGGCGCCCCTGCCTGCGCGTAGCCTCACGCGTGCCGGCGTCGCGGGCGGTGTAGTGCCCCCGACGCCGACCGACTCCCCATCCGCCCAGGGGCTGTTCGTGCCAGTGGTGCGTTCCCTGGGCGGATGTCGGTGAGTCGAGGGCCGCGTTCTAGAAGGCGCTGTTGTTGCAGCCCGTGGTCGAGCCGATGTGGGTGCTCTGTGCGCCCGGGTCGCCCTCGCCGTTGAGTGCGTTGCCCAGCACGCCGTTGAGGATCCCGACCTCGCCGAGGACGTCGGCATTCAGGTCGTGGGACCTGCAGTTGGAGCTCTGCAGGACCTCGTTGCCCCCGTGCTCGCCGCCCTGGCCGCCGGCGTGCGCGGTGCCGGCCGTCAGAAGTCCGGCGCTACCGAGCGCAGCGACCATGACGGCAACTTTGCGAAGCTTGTTCATGTCAACTCCGATGGAAGTGGGGTGGATGCGTTCAGTGACGAATCAACTCCTTGCAGTTACCGAAGATTATGTGAAATGCCTCTAAAGTGGACGGTGGCGCGCCGATTTCTTGATCTCT
The genomic region above belongs to Streptomyces sp. CG1 and contains:
- a CDS encoding amidase — translated: MPSPIDPFTPAVELAAAIRRKEVSPVEVVDCCLERMDEFDPRLNAFCHRADDDVRKAASAAADTVARASSVDDLPPFHGVPLPIKDLLDVAGWPTTHGSAGATRAPAATSEAVVRRFVDAGFVLLGKTTASEFGALPFTESEALGISRNPWDPDRTPGGSSSGAGVAVAAGMAPLAHAEDGGGSIRIPASCTGLVGLKPTRGLVTSTTVSVEGLGTSGVLTRTVADTAATLDVLARHDPAAWWSPPTARRSFAAALQAPAPAGLRIGVLSDSPIDGIRVHPACTAAVDVALRTLESAGHHIVDTRLPLPPTDELVAAFTTIWNIGGAGIPLADPDRVEPHNRALRDAARSVGSWAYAEAVKKTQQLSRRIVEGFLAGFDLLVTPTMACLPPLVGAWRAGVHDDPLRALQNSYPMGVFTSVFNVTGQPAISVPLHHDDATGLPVGVQIVAAPWREDLLLQVSRSLELAHPWIDRRPPVS
- a CDS encoding helix-turn-helix domain-containing protein translates to MCSAEPARDAAAVWNIATPSRPGRLPGVSMAGFRARTTAPVDLSVVPYPAVTVAVDLGDGLLAVDDVNGRQHRGSVVVGLASHGVRGHGRDVECLQVRLSPVVAHAVLGASSELGGTVVSLDDLWGRGAARTQEQLRAARSWDDRFAIAEAALARRHEAGRAVDPEIAFVWRQLLTNRGGIRVERLAAEVGWSRKRLWSRFRSQTGLSPKRAAQLVRFDHAAHRLAAGHSAALVAAEIGYVDQSHLHREVRAFAGVTPTAVAVAPWLAVDDVAWTVPAYLSRT
- a CDS encoding SH3 domain-containing protein, with product MSFAVRGKRATALTGLAVAAAIGGATLATPAYADDVYGHCTTDGVRIRSNPSTSSAVLGLCYTGERLAHRDVSGDGQWDLVYDVDSGVSGWMYHGYFSW